The Nicotiana tomentosiformis chromosome 2, ASM39032v3, whole genome shotgun sequence genome includes the window aatttatttttcttttagtggttagtcatgtaaataatagtatttATTAgtcgtaattttaaattatatttgttttcattatggcttattaataatatttattttatgcaattttattatttttattgttgaatattttagtacaatgtcatgactcgtctcatatttatgttattttattgaaaacaccttatatagttctgtcttgctaggattaaagaaatatttggagcataaattttatgttttgtgatatgaagactttatgaaaaaacccgaaaaattcgAGAAAACCCGAGTTTAAAAAATCcaacttttattggtttggtttggtatttaaaTTTGATAACCCGATACAAtttgtttggtttggtaattaaaaaatctgAGCCAACCCGACGTATGTACACCCCTACCTGTATTGCTAAGTGGTGCAATGGTTTTTTATAATTTCTCTCTTACTCGTAATTTTCTTTTTGAGATGTGATTTATTAATTAGAGTCCACACAAGCATCCTGACTAAGTGTTTTACTGGTATTAGCTTAAGAAGAAAACGATGTTTTGTGTTAGAAAGGATAAAACCCAAAAATACTAGTGCAAGACAATGTCATTGCTTAATAAATACTCCGCCATAGTTTTCTCAATCCATTTAAAATTTAAATCAAGAGGAGCAAAATATCTCAAGCACAATCTGATGTTCCCAGCAAGTATAGTATGCAACAAAATAAATATGGTAAATTTAGGGTGTCAAATGGGCGGGTTGAGCTGATTTTGGGCGGATCAAAACGAGTTGAGTCAATAAATGGGCGGGTCATTTACCCGTCCAAAAGTAACTTGGACTAACATGGGTTGGTTCAAGTTGggctaaaatttgggtcataaCCCAACTCGCTCAATTCTTATCAAACTTTAATTAATgtgtattattttcttatgaattgttTAATTATCTAAAAAgacttttttcttttgttatggtcatatataacatatcaaataaaaaattattacaAAGATATTTTTGCGAAGTTACTCATGAATCAATTTGAGCTAAAAATCAACCCAATTTTAAATGGTCTGAAATAGGTTGGATCAAGATGTACTGAGTTCAACGGATAGGCGGGTCAATGACCATCTCAACTTTGGGCGGGTTGGGCGGGACAAATGAATTGGAGCTTAAATTGCTATCCCTAGGTAAATTAAAGGGAAAAGTACGGAAATAGCCGAAATTCGCTCAAACTTACCAACAATTAGCCGGCAAGAACTAAAATAGCCACAAAATGTTTGCACAATTTAAATAGCTGTCAATGATCTTTCGATTATGTTAAAACTTTTATTTGGTCAATCCTGAACTTCCATCAAGGTTCTCTTTTTTATGTCATTCTTTCTTGTTAATTTAACCTTGAAGAACTTCAGAAACTAAAATTGTCCATTATTTGATTTTTACACAAAGATTACGTAGAAATTGCACGTTCCTCTCTTTCCTTAGCATAGCAAAAGGAAGTTAACAAGGCCGTCTTTCCCTTTGCTTGCTCAATAATCTAGTCTGTATCACAAACTTAAACTCTACAGCATATTATTGTTTGAGTTTAAGTACTTCCATACACTAATAGTGAAAGTCACCtaagaataattaaaataattgtttTCAACGGGTAGCATGTAGTTAAAAAtttgtagttaaaatcgagtttaaAAATTTCTCTACGACACATGTATCTAGCATGTATCTCACATGTATCTAACACACATGCATACACATGAGATACATATTTAATACATATGGGATACATAAACGATACATATGGATACACAAGAGGAAACACATCTCATCTTTTTTCATGTTCATTTTTCACTTCGATTTTGGCtcaattttcaattcaaactacTTCAAATCGTCCAAAAATTAATATTCAAGCTCCTTGAGATGTACCCAATTTATTTCAACATCCACTCTAAACATTGGAATTACCCTAGCAGTTTACTAAACCTAACTAATTATAAACATAAAGGAATTGGAAAAATACGCTAGCAAATGACTACTAAACACCTAACACACTTATAAACGCAccggaaatttaaaaaaaaatacgcTAGTAGTTGAATACCTAAATTTTTATAACTTAAATAAGCTAAGCAACACAATAGAGTTAGGCCTTTTCTTCACTGGGTTGTACTCAACTCTTCCTCTTAGGATTCCTAACTCCAACGTTCTATCtaatttactttttaaaaaattacacATTTAAATTTTGAGTTTTAGTATTTATCATAAAAGAAAGATGATGTCATCTGGTGATTTTATTTTGTCTAACTGAAATTGATATTTAAGAATAAAATCCATTAACTTGGTTAGATTTTATTACTATTAAGATTGACTAGAATGAAACAAGACGAATAAGAGCTTAAATgcaacataaaataaaataaaacaaaaaataaaaaattattgaaAAGAAACGATCACAGAGTATAGGATTAACATCATCAATATACAAAAAGGGAAGACTCACGGTCACTGAAATGCTAAAAATCAATTGCCTAATATTGATAGCATTTGGCTATTATTGGTAATATTTTATCAATAGACTAATATTGGTAGCATTGTTGTTCTAAAAGGACAAACTTGGTAATTTTCCTAAATTAAACCACCAAACAGAAGGGGACAACAAGATTTTCCAGtgaaaaacttattaaaattAGCGAAGACCAAAAATCATGAGATCTCCGGTTTATCAGCTAAAATAATACCAGTGACAAAGAAAGATAAATATAGCAACGAGCGTAACGGCCGcaaaacaagtgaatatagaaaGATTCATATAAGATGAGCTAGTGTTTACACCGCTCCAACGCTGCAGATTGATACAGATTTCCAAACACAATCTCCAGTGAAGAACCGGATCTTAGGAACCCCAGACCAAATCACAATCCCATGTTGTTTTCTAATTTAGTTCACTTGCGTGTTTTAAGATAACATTGATGGATTATTACAAGCGGCGGAATCCatcacaatatcaaaatcacatgtaatcTAGACAACTAGTATAAACAGTATCATAATCACATGTAATCTAGATAACTAGTATAAACGGGATTTTACGGGTTAActcttgaagcgtgaacaaagCTCCTCTATCATGTGAGCCTCCAATTCcacagcaactcaatgaaatctcCACCACCCGCACGATCACGTTCTCCGAACGTTCCACGGTCTTTTGctgtgttacccaaataatatctGGAAATAACAATTTCGTGTGGGCGAAATTTCTAGGAAAAGAGGCTGAAATTCGGCTACCATGTCTTCCCCCGCTAGGTGAAAAACCTTATGTATTTATAGCACAAGTTTTAAGggctaaaatatttttttcaaaacctGTTGGGTTTTACTTTCCACCAGAAAAATGattcatttattttttattatttaggCACAGCATGGACTACAGAATTTAATTCACAAGGCTTtcaattatggaattaatttttaattttcgatattaatatccaccataattaattatgaattatttcaataaaaattcataATTGCACTCCTTGttcaatttcaaaattcatccattaaatcttatttaactccccatgttaagattcagatactgacaattacatttattgattattttctttagactttcgcttaattTATTTCATGTATCAGATATAAAATTCACCGGTCGGGTTTACAcgtgaaaacttataagctttcataaagatgtatcatcaatctctaaactgagacatggattctatcaactaactattacttcgccaatgtacattattattattatccaatttaccaggcatattgacccacgaaaggatctcgccttttaataaatcaaaacaataataatatatacagctaataataattatatcaagattaagattataagtacatttaatgactagagagtttattttattaagtcagtataaaatacttatctctacttggtccgtttaatacatacaaaatgtactagcacaagaagttagAATTAAACCATTCTcgtaatcaagataaattatatttaatcttgtgatacaatcatccatgatggtttgtccaattctattattagattgtgaactcaaactttatacttataaaaaccgatgatttaatcttccgtgtataagctaaactttatacactaaatcatctactatataagcaaaggacacaaactaatatatgatctatttaaaattttattaaaactgaataaataattatttcataataaatactatatctaaTCCAAACCTATGTTTAATAGTATGGGTATTTACCAGACGGGCTGGACCATACTGGACATGGAAAAAATAGTCCGTCCGGTTAGTGGGGCTGGCTGGTTAGTGGGCTGGGATTCCGGGCTGGTAGTGGGCTGGGATATTCTGAGTTTTGGTGGGCCTGTCCGGGTTCGGGCTTATCGGGTCCGGACCGggttaattttttttgttttgttttaagtATATTATGTTTTCTTGTTCAATGTAATTgttacttaagtgtttgcaaacttttaaataataaaataagtattttaaggtataaaattaaacttttaaacttttaagttttaaatttgaaatttgaattttaaaattttaaaattgaaattaagtggttatataaaattatttaataagataaataTGTAAGAATCAAACTTCAAAGGCATTCATTgcataataatacttcaaattaacttATCTTACAAACTAACACATTAAACTTAAATAAGTCTAACAAATTCAAAATAACCCAAATTGTCTCAAATCAACTTAAATACGAATTCATGGAGGACGTACAAGACAACCCTTGATATGCTTCCTTAAACCAGTTGTGCCCTCCCACTTTCGATGAACATTAAAGACTCGACCACAGTTCTTGTACTCTACTTTGCGaacttcttcatttttttctacCACCTCAAAGTGTTCCCAAATATGTGAGCGCACTCTAGAAGCACAGGGTATGATTTAACTTGAACCTAATAAAAATGGTAACCACACTTCATTTGATAATTGTAATTTTGTAGTGGTTACCGTAAATAATTGATAAAacttaaaatattaattaattgaGAACTTGAGATCAATAAGCAATTCAATAATCAAAAGGGAATTGAGAAAGAGTTGAGTAGAAGAAGAGAGGAAGTTgtgaaaaaaatgaagaagacgGAGGCtatttataattattaaaaagCTAAGAAtgtaatttatcaattattaggGGGTGGAGGGACTATTTTAGTGAGGGGATAGGATGAAATGACTAAAAGTACAAAAAATGACTGCTGCCCAACggtcattttttattttgaccgttggcaacggtcagaattaaaaaaaattaccaCATAAACCGGGCCGGACAGGACTGGAAGGGTTAGCGGGCTAGTCGGGTTCCGATGCACCGATAGCCAAAAAAGGCCCGATCCAATCCGGCACAACCCCTACCCTAGCCAACCCGTTTTTCGCTATTGACCccattcttgttgttgttggttttgTTCACTTGTTCAAACTGCAAGAATTTGAGAAGAGAAACAGATTCGATCTTCCTCTTCACTCACTGCCTTCTTCGGGCTTTCATTACATTTACAACAGTTTGGCGAATTTGTACCTAAAATATAATCGAGTGTCACATCGTGTGGGGCCCATCTAAAGCAGCCGAATCAGATTATACGGAGAATCCCATAATAATCTGTGACCAGTTTCTGCATTTTGGTTAATTATGAGTTACTATTGACTCTGTAAAATGGGATCGTAAAGTATATGCTGCCCCACATGGATTTAAAAAACGACAGATAGTCGATGTAGAATTAAAAGAACGTGTATATAATTGAATAACTCTTAGGACATACATTCCCAAATACTTTTGGGTAAAGTTTGTTAGGAAATTAAAAATGAATTTGGACATAAATTTTGGGACAAGTTTTGACATGTTTTCCAGCTAAAAAGTCTCAAATGGTCATGATTTGGCTATCCTACTTCTTAGGCATTGAAGCTACGTACCTGGACAACTGATGGGTTGCATTTGTCACAAGGCAAGTATGTAATGGACCTCCTCAATCGTGTTCAAATGGAATCATGTAGCTCGGTCTCCACACCAGCTTCGTCTTCAGTAAAGCTATCATTAGCTGGTGGCTCTCAATTTCATGACCAGGCTTTATATCGAAGTGTTGTTGGGGCATTGCAATATTTGACATTCACTAGACCTGACATAACATATGCAGTGAACAAAGTCTCACAGTTCATGCACTGTCCCATGGATTCTCACTGGATTGCGGTAAAACGTACTCTTCGCTACGTCAAAGTTACTGCCTATCATGGATTGTTTTTTGCAAATGCATATCCACATTACTCCATGGATATAGTGagaggcggagccagaatttaaagtttatgggttcAGGGTTCTAATTCTTTTAAGTTActaggttctaaattaataatttgtatatattcaatgaattttttaagacaaatacatgaATTGGACCAAAGcgactgggttcggccgaacctcCGCCCGGATATAGTGATTCAGATTGGGGAGGTGATATTGATGATCGTAAGTCCACAACTGACTTTGCTATTTATCTTGGTTCACACCTAATTTCATAGGCTTCTCCAAAGCAAAGAGCTGTATCACGATCAAGTACTGAGGCGGAATATAGAGCACTAGCTTCTGCTACATCGGAAATCACATGGGTAGAGCTTCTTCTTGGAGAGATCGGTTGCTTCTCTTCCTCCATTCCTACTCTTTGGTGTGATAATCTTAGTGCCACCTACTTAACTGCAAATCCCATTTTCCATTCTCGTACCAAACATGTGGAATTGTCCAGGAAAAGGTGGCCGCCAAATCTTTGTCTGTCAAGTATGTGAGCTCCCATGATCAAGTAGCCGATGTGCTTACCAAGTCATTGTCAAAGGCCAGGTTTCTCTTGTTAAAGAGCAAGTTGGCAGTGGTTTCACCCCAGCtcaacttgagggggagtgtaAAGGGTAACTGATATTGCTAAGGATTCCATGTATAGAATTGATATTTCTGTAGAATTAGGAGACTTGATCTCCAAGAGTTTCCTTGTAGACTTAGGAGACTTGCTCTACAAGATTTTCCTTGTACATATATTCTGATGTAACCAAACGTTCTAATAGATAGAGAGAAAGAGCTTTTACAGTGTTTACACCGCTCCAACGTTGCAGATTGATACAGATTTCCAAACACAATCTCCAGTGAAGAACTGGATCTTAGGAACCCCAGACCAAATCTCAGCTCGATCCAACAGATAACACAATCCCATGTTGTTTTCTAATTTAGTTCACTCGCGCGTTTTAagataacatggcacggcatagTACTAAACTGTTCGATACATATGTGTGCGGGCCAGGGGCGAAGCTATGTGTGTCTAAGAGTGGTCAACTGAACACCCTTTCGAGAAAAATTATACTGATTACTGTGTATAGGGTAAgatattacttgttattgataaaaaatagactttgaacacccttgcaTAGCCCACTAGCAAAGAATTTTGAACATCCTTATTGAATTTTCTGAATTCGCCGGGTCGCCATGGTTAAGTGAATTTGTCAAAGCATAAAGGTTGAAGTCAAGGAACGAACTGAACTACTGAGATGAATATTTATTCCTCGTAGAATGAAGAAAAAAGAACAAATCAAGCCATTTGCAGCTAGCAAGATGGCCTGAGAAACTGTTATAAGCAATATAATTAAGCACATTTGAATCTGAAAGAATGAGTTAGCAAGATGGCCTGAGAAACTGTTATAAGCAATATAATTAAGCAACATTTGAATCTGAAAGAATGAGTTAGCCCTACTCTTAATTATAGACAATGATATGTACTTGATTTTGTCTATGCATTACACTATGAATTGTCAGAATTTTAGAAGAGCTTGCTTCCGAACTCAATTTGCTCTCCCTTCGATGAAGCAGCAGCAGCAAGATCTCTTAGGTCAGATAAGCTCCTACCTAACTTCAAAGCCATCTTCATTTCAAACACTTCACCATTTTCTCTTCTCTCCATGTCTGTTTCTGTCAAGTTGGAGTCAATAGATTCTTGCATATACCTGAAGAAACCAGCGTTACTTCGATACATTTCGAATACCATTCCAACTTGTCCACCATGCTCTACTGTGTTAACTACACTTGCCAAAGCGCCACCAACAATTCCAAGCATAGCTGCCCAAGATCCATGAGAAGGAGAAGAATCTGCAAATGCAGAGCCAATCGCTGCTAAGCCTGTGAGTAAAGGACCAGAGATGGCTAAAAACTTGTTCAATTTCAAGGCCTTTTTCCCCAGCCTAATATATTCTTCTTGGTCTTTTCTGCCTAATACTCCCATTATTTCTTTCATTTCCTCCTCCAATTTCCCGTTCCAGCCATTATACTTATCGTCGTCACTGACTCTTTTGGGCTGTCTTCGACGTTGTTGAGGCCACCAAACAGCAGGTTCAATACGAGTAGGAAATTTTTCAAGCATTACGCCAAGAAGAGGGAGTGGGTAGGCTTTGTCAAGAGCCAATACTCTGTCCATAGCCTTTTTCACATCAATAGCGGAAGGATGACCAATTGATAAAGTTGTTTCGATTTGGTTATACAGATCTTGAAACAGCCTTGTCGCGTTTCTTTGTTCTTCAGCGAGCTGGGATGGTTGGATCTTGTTCATGATCACCAACATGCCTGTGGCAGCCAAATACAAGAAAGTAGAAGACATCTTCAGTCCCAAAACAGGATCACTACTGCTGACTGCAATTCCAGTCATTGTAGCAGCAGCTAAAGTTATCCCGTTAATGGATGTCAAAAGCATATTGTTCCACTGGCTTCTCTGTTCCCCAATATTCCTATGCATTTCTACTCTATCTGCAACTGCCTCCTTGATTGCGTAAAGCTTCTTGATAACCAGCGGATCAGGACCAATTCTTGATGGGCTAAATTGTTTCTCAATTGGGTTGTTGGTGCTTATGGTTGAAATTCCACTAATCAGCTCTTGTTCCTGCACTAATCTCGCTCTTCTTTGAAACCTGGGAAGGGAGATTTTAATTGTCTGATTATTTGAAATATTAATATTCGCTCTAATCAATCCTCTTCTGCAACTACAAGATGATGTTGAGGGAACAGAAGAACTGCAAGAACTCAAGAAACTTGAAGATTGGAGGATTAATGCCATTTTTTTGTTCTTCAATGGATGTTAAATGGTGATTTATGATTGGAAAAAAGAGGAGAAAACCTGCTAATTGATTGTGATTATGGTAAGAAGACAttggacatatatatatataaagagagagagagaattgaCAATGGATGTAAGATTTGACTGGAAAAAAGAATGGCAACAATAGTAAGTTATTCGAAGTTTGAATTGAATGGGTACATGGCAAAGACAATTTCTTATGTTG containing:
- the LOC104088161 gene encoding probable F-box protein At4g22030, whose translation is MALILQSSSFLSSCSSSVPSTSSCSCRRGLIRANINISNNQTIKISLPRFQRRARLVQEQELISGISTISTNNPIEKQFSPSRIGPDPLVIKKLYAIKEAVADRVEMHRNIGEQRSQWNNMLLTSINGITLAAATMTGIAVSSSDPVLGLKMSSTFLYLAATGMLVIMNKIQPSQLAEEQRNATRLFQDLYNQIETTLSIGHPSAIDVKKAMDRVLALDKAYPLPLLGVMLEKFPTRIEPAVWWPQQRRRQPKRVSDDDKYNGWNGKLEEEMKEIMGVLGRKDQEEYIRLGKKALKLNKFLAISGPLLTGLAAIGSAFADSSPSHGSWAAMLGIVGGALASVVNTVEHGGQVGMVFEMYRSNAGFFRYMQESIDSNLTETDMERRENGEVFEMKMALKLGRSLSDLRDLAAAASSKGEQIEFGSKLF